The Alteromonas mediterranea DE genome contains the following window.
ACGCCAGAGCCAAGGCCTCTAAAGGGGCGCTCTTGAACTTGCTCTTGGGGAGCGCCGAAGAAGTAGCGAAACATTTCAGGTACGCGTTGACGTGAGGTCTGCGTACCCTCAACTGCAATACTGACTACCGCAGGGGTAGCTTCTTCGAGCATGGGCGCTAAAGACGGCACTTCATCTTTTGAATCAGAAAAGAACGGTAACGCCGCCTGCGTGCTAGCAGTAAAGCCCAGTGAACTTACAACAACGGCAGACGCCAATAGACAATGGCGGAAAGACATTTTCATGTTCGCTTACACTCCTTCATGTTATATGCGACATAGCATGGTTTCAGTAAAAGAGTCCGACGTCGTAATAAAGTTCCCGATGTTACTGTTTTTCTGCGTTATTCTGCTCAGAACCGCCGACGAACAACCCCGAACCTGAGTTTGCGAAGTCTTTCGGCTGGGTATCAGAAACACGATTAACTTTAGACTTATCTGACCCTTTCAGATTATTACGTAAATAGGTAGTAGCCTGTTCCCCGTAAAAAGGAACTTTGCTGTCTTCTTCATCACCGCCTTGTTCTAGCAGTGTTTCGTACTCTTCAATTTGTTGCTTTAGCGTTTCGCACTGGCTTTCAATGCTTTCTAAGCTTTGACGCGTTTGATGAATGTGATGCTGTGCCTGCTGTGCGAGGATCTCTTTCACTTGCTTCTCAGTTTGCGCAGCATTACCTGCGCCCTGCTTTTGTTGAAAAAAGCGACCTGCGAAAAAGCCAATAATTAAGCCAACAACTAACAAAGCAAGAGATACTAACAATTCCATTATATTCTCCGAATAAATCTACATCGTGCAGCCGACCTTTACTTCTACGATCTAAAAGCTGCTTTCGACCATATGCTGAATATAGCAAGGTCGAACCCGAAAAGCGCATACATAGTGACATTTATTCAGTGTATGTCGAATTTCAATGTGAGATTCTACCGTGATTTCCATTAAAATTAAGGTCATAATTGAGAAATTCAAGCAGGTCGGTGCAGCGTGCGCCGCTATTGACTTTTGTACGGAGTGGTTTCGGCGATGACGCCATGGGAAAAATATCAGCTAGATCTTAAGTCGTCTGATTTTCATTACGACGCGGCACAAGAAAATGCAGTAAAAGAACTTCAACGTTTGTTTGATGAACTAACCCAGCCTGAAAAGAAAATGACGTGGCGGGTAAAGTTAAAAGCAGCATTTGGTAAAGGCCATGCAAAACAGGGCATACAAGGTATTTACTTTTATGGTGGTGTAGGGCGAGGCAAAACCTATTTGGTGGATACCTTCTACGACTGCTTACCGTTTGAAAAGAAAATGCGTGTGCATTTTCACCGCTTTATGTACCGCGTTCATGACGAGCTCAAACAGCTTAAAAACGCCCAAGACCCGCTGAAGCTAGTAGCTGAAAAATTAGCAAAAGAAGCGCGAGTGATATGCTTTGACGAGTTTTTCGTGTCAGACATTACCGATGCCATGATTTTAGGCACGCTAATGGAAGAGTTGTTTGGCCATGGTATCGTGCTGGTGGCAACGTCGAACATAGTACCCGATGACTTGTATAAAAACGGGCTACAACGTGCGCGATTCTTACCAGCAATTGACCTGCTCAACCAAAACACTCGGGTGGTGAACGTAGACAGCGGTATTGATTATCGTCTAAGAACCTTAGAACAAGCTGAAATTTATCATTACCCACTTGATGAAGAAGCCACCGAGAACCTGCATAGCTATTTTGCACAGCTAGCGCCAGAGGAAGGGTCGAAGGACGAAGATATTGAAGTAAATAACCGCAAAATTAGTACCCTGAGAAATGCTGACGGCGTGCTTATGATTGATTTTAATGCGCTATGCGGTGGGCCTCGAAGCCAAAGTGACTATATTGAACTAAGCCGTTGCTATCACTCGGTATTGCTCGCCAATGTAAAAGAGATGGGGCAACACAATGACGATGTAGCAAGACGCTTTATCGCCATGGTAGATGAATTCTACGAACGCAATGTAAAACTGATAATATCCGCAGAAGTTGCACTTGAAAGCCTTTATACAGAGGGCTTGCTCAACTTTGAATTCAGGCGATGCTTGAGCCGATTAAAAGAAATGCAGTCCCACGATTACCTAGCCACAGAGCACTTGCCATAGGCACAAGTGTGTGGGGTCAGAGTACATTTGCACCAAATGAAGACGTAAAGGCAACATGCCAGCTTCCTTTCTAAGGGCATTCACATTGGTATTAAACGAAAATTAAGGTAGAATTTCGCACAATTTTTCTGTGTCGCTAGGCAAAACTCCAAGGCTTGCCATTGCGCGGCACGGTAGCCCGATAAAACCCAACGCAGCGTTCTAATTGCGAGAAAGAGAATTTTAAGATGGGAAGAGCATTCGAAGTACGTAAAGCCGCCATGGCGAAAACCGCTGGCGCAAAAACTAAGGTTTATTCTAAATACGGTAAAGAAATTTACGTGTGCGCGAAAAACGGTGGTGCCGACCCAGACACCAACCTTTCACTTCGCCGCCTTATGGAAAAAGCGAAAAAAGATCAGGTTCCAAGCCACGTTATCGAAAAAGCAATCGATAAAGCGGCAGGTGGTGCTGGTGAAGACTTCCAGCCTATGCGCTATGAAGGTTTCGGCCCGGGCAACTGCATGGTAATTGTTGACTGCTTATCTGACAACGCAAACCGCACTATCACCGAAGTACGTAACTGCTTTACAAAAACTAACGCCAAGTTAGGTGCGCAAGGCGCGGTATCGCACATGTTCGACCACCAAGCTGTGTTCCAGTTTGAAGGTGACGATGAAGACGCTATCTTAGAAGTGTTAATGGAAGCAGACGTAGACGTAACTGACGTTGAAGTTGAAGACGGTAAAGTAACGGTTTAT
Protein-coding sequences here:
- a CDS encoding ZapG family protein, producing MELLVSLALLVVGLIIGFFAGRFFQQKQGAGNAAQTEKQVKEILAQQAQHHIHQTRQSLESIESQCETLKQQIEEYETLLEQGGDEEDSKVPFYGEQATTYLRNNLKGSDKSKVNRVSDTQPKDFANSGSGLFVGGSEQNNAEKQ
- the zapE gene encoding cell division protein ZapE, encoding MTPWEKYQLDLKSSDFHYDAAQENAVKELQRLFDELTQPEKKMTWRVKLKAAFGKGHAKQGIQGIYFYGGVGRGKTYLVDTFYDCLPFEKKMRVHFHRFMYRVHDELKQLKNAQDPLKLVAEKLAKEARVICFDEFFVSDITDAMILGTLMEELFGHGIVLVATSNIVPDDLYKNGLQRARFLPAIDLLNQNTRVVNVDSGIDYRLRTLEQAEIYHYPLDEEATENLHSYFAQLAPEEGSKDEDIEVNNRKISTLRNADGVLMIDFNALCGGPRSQSDYIELSRCYHSVLLANVKEMGQHNDDVARRFIAMVDEFYERNVKLIISAEVALESLYTEGLLNFEFRRCLSRLKEMQSHDYLATEHLP
- a CDS encoding YebC/PmpR family DNA-binding transcriptional regulator, which translates into the protein MGRAFEVRKAAMAKTAGAKTKVYSKYGKEIYVCAKNGGADPDTNLSLRRLMEKAKKDQVPSHVIEKAIDKAAGGAGEDFQPMRYEGFGPGNCMVIVDCLSDNANRTITEVRNCFTKTNAKLGAQGAVSHMFDHQAVFQFEGDDEDAILEVLMEADVDVTDVEVEDGKVTVYAPHTEFYQVRTALTEAYPDLSFIADEISWMPQTETEISEEDMPMFEKFMDMLNDCDDVQDVYHNAVTPS